Proteins encoded together in one Tripterygium wilfordii isolate XIE 37 chromosome 14, ASM1340144v1, whole genome shotgun sequence window:
- the LOC120014176 gene encoding uncharacterized protein LOC120014176: MVKEARDGIEKIRKRLITAQSRQKSYVDKRRRPLEFAVGDKVFLKLVGSVAYHLALPPKLAKVHNVFHVSILRKYELDPSYVLDWTTLEVEEDGSYTLQPMRILDRKDKVTRSSVIPLVKVYWMYHDMEEAT; the protein is encoded by the exons ATGGTGAAGGAGGCGAGAGACGGAATTGAgaagattagaaaaaggttgatcactgctcaaagtaggcaaaagtcctatgTGGATAAGAGGAGGAGGCCATTGGAATTTGCGGTTGGtgacaaggtatttttgaag CTAGTTGGATCGGTAGCCTATCATTTGGCACTTCcaccaaaattggctaaagttcataatgtgtttcatgtCTCTATACTACGAAAATATGAGCTAGATCCATCATATGTTTTAGATTGGACCACAttggaagtggaggaagatggaagctacactcttcaacCGATGAGGATTTTGGATCGAAAGGATAAGGTCACACGGTCAAGTGTGATACCGTTGGTTAAAGTCTATTGGATGTATCATGACATGGAAGAGGCGACATGA